CTTGTGTTAATTCTCGCGCCACTTCATAAGTCAGGGTGCTGCTACGGCTGACAATACCTACTACTCCAGGTGTATAAAATTCGCTGGGCTGAGTACCTAAAAGAATTTTACCTGGAACAATAATCCCTGGACTGTTGGGGCCGACTACCAAAGTTTCGCAGGCTTCAGCCTTGCGGAGTAACTGCACCATATCCAAAGGCGGCACACCAGCAGAAATAATGATAATCTGGCGAATGTAAGAAGCGATCGCTTCTAAAGCTGCATCTAAGACTTGGTAAGGGTGGACACAAATAATTGTCGTGTCAATATTGCCAAATTGCCCTACCACTTCCTCTACCAAATCAAAAACTGGCAGATTATAGAGTTCCTGTCCCCCGCATCCAGGCTGAACTCCAGCAACTAAATTGGTTCCATAAGCTTTCATCTGAGCAATATGACTCGCTGAAATAAATTCACCGAAGCCTTGAATAATCACTTTACTATCTGGCGTTAAGTTCATAGGGGAGAGGGGGGGAGAGGAAAAGGGGGAGTACAGGAGCAGGGGAAAATAACTTTGGACTATGGACTGTTGACTAATGACTGATGACTAATGACAACTGACTCAGATTTTAAGAAACTTTTTTATAAGCTGGGGATTTAGTTAATCTGACTGCTGCTGCTACGGCTGCGTCTAAATCTTCTACTAATATCAATCCATTTTCATGAGTTTGTAAGTCAGTTAAAACATCTTTAGCTGCATCCAGTTCTGAACCCGCTAAACGGACGACTAAATGGGGTGAGAGATTTTGACTACGGCTTTTGCTACCGTTGGACTTGGCCAGTAATGACTGAGTTTCACCTTTATTATTTAATATAAATTGGGCGATCGCTTGTGCTGCTTCTTCTGGTTGGGGAACACTTCCTAGCAGATTAATTAATATCACATGAGTATTGCTGTCAACAGCTAAGGTGTTGAGTCCTTTAACTAGGCGGTCATAAAATGTGGTGGGTGCAGGATCAGTAATTGCTGCATGGCGTAAGTTAAGAGATATCCCTGGTTTACCGCCACTACTGACAACTAAATCATAGGTCGCCATGATAGAACCAGTACCATTACCTAAAATGCCGATTCTACCTTGTGCATCTAAACTTTTTAACTCACCCGCACGCCCATTAGTTATGCTTCTTTTATGTTGACGATTATTTGTTTTTTCTGCCATTGCAGCAATTTCTGGATGTCTGCCAATGGAACGTTCGTTGACTCTGACTTTACCATTGAGCGCCATCACTTCACCAGCAAGGTTGACACCCAGAGGATTAATTTCTACTAAGTCCAAGTCTTTCTGTACAAATAACTGGTACATTTTTTCTAACACCGTGCTGACAGATTGAATCAGCGTACCTTGCAGACCCATTTTTAATGCTAGTCTACGAGCGTAGAAAGGTGAAAAGTCTTGTTCAACAACCACATACTGCATTTTTTGATCGGCTAATTCCAAATCAATATTTGCTTCTGTGGAACCTAACAGCACCGGACGACAAATTGCAGTATCTAAAACTACAGCTAAATAAAATTCTTGCTGGGCATCATACTTAGATTCAGCTAATAAAACTTCTGGTAATTCGCCCCATATTGATAGATTAAAGATATTTTGAGCGGCGGCGATCGCATCAATCGTAGTTTCTACCATTCTCACACCGCCGACTTTCTCCCGTTCCCCGGCGTGAACTTGAGATTTCAGCACTATCGGGTAGCGAATTTTCAGGCGTTTTAAATCTGTAGGATGGTCTATTCTTTGAGATGGCAATACAGGAATGCCTATTTCCCCAAACCATTCTTTAACTTGATACTCTAATAAATCCATTGTTAATGCACCTTATATTGACACTTCTAGAGAATTTTTATGGTGCTATTTCCTATTTTTTAAACGCACCCTCATCATCTAATCAACCTTTAACTCACTAACAAAACCGATTTTTTATGTATTAATTTTATCGAATTTACTCAATAGAGCAAATTAATTTATATCATTATTCACTTAAATTTGCTTTTTCTTGAAGTAATTCATCCTATCAGTAAATATACAGTAATAGCTAGAGGCTAGAGGCTAGCTAGTAAATCAAAAATATTTGTTGCTTGGAGGTAATGTTTGCCCATATTTAGCTGTTGATAAAGAGCGCTACATAACTCATACTAGCGTCCAGTCTTTCATTTCTAGCCTCTAGCCTGTTTTCTCAGCAATCAAAAAATCTATTATGCCCATTTATTAATTTGTAGTTTCTACTACAAGCTAGATTATAAAATTTAATCACAAGTCTCTGAAACACCAATACTACTAATCATTTTAGGTTATGTTTATTTGGTGAAAATTCAGAAGTTGTGTTAGAAAGTTGGTCTATCAGATTTTACGGTTATGGTTGGTTACACTGTGCAT
Above is a genomic segment from Nostoc sp. MS1 containing:
- a CDS encoding succinate--CoA ligase subunit beta, with the translated sequence MDLLEYQVKEWFGEIGIPVLPSQRIDHPTDLKRLKIRYPIVLKSQVHAGEREKVGGVRMVETTIDAIAAAQNIFNLSIWGELPEVLLAESKYDAQQEFYLAVVLDTAICRPVLLGSTEANIDLELADQKMQYVVVEQDFSPFYARRLALKMGLQGTLIQSVSTVLEKMYQLFVQKDLDLVEINPLGVNLAGEVMALNGKVRVNERSIGRHPEIAAMAEKTNNRQHKRSITNGRAGELKSLDAQGRIGILGNGTGSIMATYDLVVSSGGKPGISLNLRHAAITDPAPTTFYDRLVKGLNTLAVDSNTHVILINLLGSVPQPEEAAQAIAQFILNNKGETQSLLAKSNGSKSRSQNLSPHLVVRLAGSELDAAKDVLTDLQTHENGLILVEDLDAAVAAAVRLTKSPAYKKVS
- a CDS encoding succinate--CoA ligase subunit alpha, with amino-acid sequence MNLTPDSKVIIQGFGEFISASHIAQMKAYGTNLVAGVQPGCGGQELYNLPVFDLVEEVVGQFGNIDTTIICVHPYQVLDAALEAIASYIRQIIIISAGVPPLDMVQLLRKAEACETLVVGPNSPGIIVPGKILLGTQPSEFYTPGVVGIVSRSSTLTYEVARELTQAGLGQSISVSIGSDAIVGSSFLQWLQILDEDDSTEAIVLVGQPGGGSEEAAARYIAETIDKPVIAYIAGREARPGKTWRQTGTLATVVGRPPNFGTAQSKITAFEAAEVPVAERPSLIPQLLKKAVNS